In a single window of the Xylanimonas protaetiae genome:
- the rhaI gene encoding L-rhamnose isomerase: MTTFDEIVPVLDRLAIEVPSWAYGNSGTRFKVFATPGTPRTPEEKIADAATVHRLTGLAPTVALHIPWDKVDDYAALGAYAADQGVALGTVNSNTFQDDVYKLGSLTHRDPAVRRQAVDHHLECIEIMDKTGSRDLKIWLADGSNYPGQADIRLRQDLLHEALTEIYAHLGESQRLVLEYKFFEPAFYHTDVPDWGTSYAHVAALGEKAYVCLDTGHHAPGTNIEFIVAQLLRLGKLGSFDFNSRFYADDDLIVGAADPFQLFRILAEVVRGGGLDEGSPVALMLDQCHNIEDKIPGQIRSVLNVQETVAKVLLLDRDALTAAQEAGDVLGAHQVVMDAFWTDVRPALAAYRETKGLPADPMAAYAASGYQQRIAAERVGGTQASWGA, translated from the coding sequence ATGACCACCTTCGACGAGATCGTGCCGGTCCTCGACCGGCTGGCGATCGAGGTCCCCTCCTGGGCGTACGGCAACTCCGGCACGCGCTTCAAGGTGTTCGCCACCCCGGGCACACCGCGCACCCCCGAGGAGAAGATCGCCGACGCCGCCACCGTGCACCGGCTCACCGGCCTGGCCCCCACCGTCGCGCTGCACATCCCGTGGGACAAGGTCGACGACTACGCCGCCCTCGGCGCCTACGCGGCCGACCAGGGCGTCGCGCTCGGCACCGTCAACTCGAACACGTTCCAGGACGACGTCTACAAGCTCGGCTCCCTGACCCACCGCGACCCCGCCGTGCGGCGGCAGGCGGTTGACCACCACCTCGAGTGCATCGAGATCATGGACAAGACGGGCTCGCGCGACCTGAAGATCTGGCTCGCCGACGGCTCCAACTACCCCGGCCAGGCCGACATCCGCCTGCGGCAGGACCTGCTCCACGAGGCGCTCACGGAGATCTACGCCCACCTCGGCGAGAGCCAGCGTCTGGTGCTCGAGTACAAGTTCTTCGAGCCGGCGTTCTACCACACCGACGTCCCGGACTGGGGCACGTCGTACGCGCACGTGGCCGCCCTCGGCGAGAAGGCGTACGTCTGCCTCGACACGGGCCACCACGCCCCGGGCACCAACATCGAGTTCATCGTGGCCCAGCTGCTGCGCCTCGGGAAGCTCGGCTCGTTCGACTTCAACTCCCGCTTCTACGCCGACGACGACCTCATCGTCGGCGCCGCCGACCCGTTCCAGCTCTTCCGCATCCTCGCCGAGGTGGTGCGCGGCGGCGGGCTCGACGAGGGCTCGCCCGTCGCGCTCATGCTCGACCAGTGCCACAACATCGAGGACAAGATCCCCGGCCAGATCCGCTCGGTGCTCAACGTCCAGGAGACCGTCGCCAAGGTGCTCCTGCTCGACCGCGACGCCCTGACCGCCGCCCAGGAGGCGGGCGACGTGCTCGGCGCGCACCAGGTCGTCATGGACGCCTTCTGGACCGACGTCCGGCCGGCGCTCGCGGCCTACCGCGAGACGAAGGGCCTGCCCGCCGACCCGATGGCCGCCTACGCCGCCTCCGGCTACCAGCAGCGCATCGCCGCCGAGCGCGTCGGCGGCACCCAGGCGTCCTGGGGCGCCTGA
- a CDS encoding bifunctional aldolase/short-chain dehydrogenase yields the protein MTHPAVADLVARSNRLGADPRTTNYAGGNTSAKGTDTDPVTGEPVELVWVKGSGGDLGTLTEKGLAVLRLDRLRSLVGVYPGVEREDEMVAAFDHCLFGKGGAAPSIDTAMHGLVDAAHVDHLHPDAGIAIATAADGEALTKEIFGDKVVWVPWRRPGFQLGLDIAAVKEANPQAVGTVLGGHGITAWGDTSDEAEAASQWIIATAQAHIDEHGRPEPFGPALPGYAALPADERRAKAAALAPHLRAVASADHPQVGHYTDADVVLEFLAAARHPELAALGTSCPDHFLRTKVKPLVVDLPATASVEEIVGRLPELHDAYRADYTAYYERGAAEARARGEEPPAMRGADPAIVLVPGVGMFSYGADKQTARVAGEFYVNAVNVMRGAEALSTYAPIDESEKFRIEYWALEEAKLQRRPKPKPLATRIAFVTGAASGIGKAIATRLAAEGACVVVADLDAATAQAVAAEIGGTDVAIGVAANVADEAAVRAALADTVLAFGGVDIVVNNAGLSLSKSLFETTEADWDLQHDVMAKGSFLVSKNFARALVDQKLGGDIIYISSKNSVFAGPNNIAYSATKADQAHQVRLLAAELGAYGIKVNGINPDGVVRGSGIFASGWGANRAAVYGVAEENLGEFYAQRTLLKREVLPEHIANAAFALCTSDFSHTTGLHVPVDAGVAAAFLR from the coding sequence ATGACCCACCCCGCCGTCGCCGACCTCGTCGCCCGGTCCAACCGGCTCGGAGCCGACCCGCGCACCACCAACTACGCCGGCGGCAACACGTCCGCCAAGGGCACCGACACCGACCCCGTCACGGGCGAGCCCGTCGAGCTCGTCTGGGTCAAGGGCTCCGGCGGCGACCTCGGCACGCTCACCGAGAAGGGCCTGGCCGTGCTGCGCCTGGACCGCCTGCGCTCGCTCGTCGGCGTCTACCCGGGCGTCGAGCGCGAGGACGAGATGGTGGCCGCGTTCGACCACTGCCTGTTCGGCAAGGGCGGCGCGGCGCCCTCGATCGACACGGCCATGCACGGCCTGGTCGACGCCGCCCACGTCGACCATCTGCACCCCGACGCCGGCATCGCGATCGCGACGGCCGCCGACGGCGAGGCCCTCACCAAGGAGATCTTCGGCGACAAGGTGGTCTGGGTGCCCTGGCGCCGCCCTGGCTTCCAGCTCGGGCTCGACATCGCCGCCGTCAAGGAGGCCAACCCGCAGGCCGTCGGCACCGTGCTGGGTGGCCACGGGATCACCGCGTGGGGCGACACGTCCGACGAGGCCGAGGCCGCGTCGCAGTGGATCATCGCCACCGCGCAGGCCCACATCGACGAGCACGGCCGGCCCGAGCCCTTCGGCCCCGCGCTGCCCGGGTACGCGGCGCTCCCCGCGGACGAGCGCCGTGCCAAGGCCGCGGCCCTGGCGCCGCACCTGCGCGCGGTCGCCTCGGCCGACCACCCGCAGGTCGGCCACTACACCGATGCCGACGTGGTCCTGGAGTTCCTCGCCGCGGCCCGGCACCCGGAGCTCGCGGCGCTCGGCACGAGCTGCCCCGACCACTTCCTGCGCACCAAGGTCAAGCCCCTCGTCGTCGACCTCCCGGCCACGGCGTCGGTCGAGGAGATCGTCGGGCGGCTGCCCGAGCTGCACGACGCGTACCGCGCCGACTACACCGCCTACTACGAGCGCGGGGCCGCCGAGGCGCGCGCCCGCGGCGAGGAGCCGCCCGCGATGCGCGGCGCCGACCCCGCGATCGTGCTCGTGCCCGGCGTCGGCATGTTCTCCTACGGCGCCGACAAGCAGACCGCGCGCGTCGCCGGCGAGTTCTACGTCAACGCCGTCAACGTCATGCGCGGCGCCGAGGCGCTGTCCACGTACGCGCCCATCGACGAGTCCGAGAAGTTCCGCATCGAGTACTGGGCGCTCGAGGAGGCCAAGCTCCAGCGTCGCCCGAAGCCCAAGCCGCTCGCCACGCGCATCGCGTTCGTCACGGGCGCCGCGTCCGGCATCGGCAAGGCCATCGCGACGCGGCTCGCGGCCGAGGGCGCGTGCGTCGTCGTCGCGGACCTCGACGCCGCCACGGCGCAGGCGGTCGCCGCGGAGATCGGGGGCACGGACGTCGCGATCGGCGTCGCCGCGAACGTCGCAGACGAGGCCGCCGTCCGGGCCGCGCTCGCCGACACCGTGCTCGCGTTCGGCGGCGTCGACATCGTCGTCAACAACGCGGGCCTGTCGCTGTCCAAGTCGCTCTTCGAGACCACCGAGGCCGACTGGGACCTCCAGCACGACGTCATGGCCAAGGGCTCGTTCCTCGTCTCGAAGAACTTCGCCCGGGCCCTCGTGGACCAGAAGCTCGGCGGCGACATCATCTACATCTCGTCGAAGAACTCCGTGTTCGCGGGCCCGAACAACATCGCCTACTCGGCCACCAAGGCCGACCAGGCGCACCAGGTGCGCCTGCTCGCCGCCGAGCTCGGCGCGTACGGGATCAAGGTCAACGGCATCAACCCCGACGGCGTCGTGCGCGGGTCGGGCATCTTCGCCAGCGGCTGGGGCGCCAACCGTGCCGCGGTCTACGGCGTCGCCGAGGAGAACCTGGGCGAGTTCTACGCGCAGCGCACCCTGCTCAAGCGCGAGGTGCTCCCGGAGCACATCGCGAACGCCGCGTTCGCGCTGTGCACGAGCGACTTCTCGCACACGACGGGCCTGCACGTGCCCGTCGACGCGGGGGTGGCGGCGGCGTTCCTGCGCTAG
- a CDS encoding LacI family DNA-binding transcriptional regulator, whose amino-acid sequence MSRPRLQDVAERAGVSLATASRVLNGSARQPGPDLVARVRTAADALGYVVNAQAQALARSRTGLLGLVVQDISDPYFSSIALGAQVAAREHGLQLLLASTDRDPAVELEAVAAFVAHRADAVVVVGTRRGAADSGLDDALARYVASGGSAVLVGQPLGDVRAVRPPNAVGAASLASELVGLGLRRFVVLGRWEQWATPRERVSAFAQTVEAAGGSVDVVPVSAFSRDGGYGAAGAVAGLVQASAERLCVFGVADVMAIGLIAGLRERGVAVPDDVLVAGFDDIPTLRDHVPALTTVRVPLEEMGRRAVLTAVAELDGEDHRHLDAPLEAQVVLRESTAAR is encoded by the coding sequence ATGTCGCGCCCCAGGCTCCAGGACGTCGCCGAGCGTGCCGGCGTCTCGCTCGCGACGGCGTCGCGCGTGCTCAACGGCTCCGCGCGGCAGCCCGGCCCCGACCTCGTCGCGCGCGTCCGCACGGCCGCCGACGCCCTCGGCTACGTCGTCAACGCGCAGGCGCAGGCGCTCGCGCGGTCCCGGACGGGGCTGCTGGGCCTCGTCGTGCAGGACATCTCCGACCCGTACTTCTCCTCGATCGCGCTCGGGGCGCAGGTCGCCGCGCGCGAGCACGGCCTCCAGCTCCTGCTCGCGTCCACCGACCGCGACCCGGCCGTCGAGCTCGAGGCCGTCGCCGCGTTCGTCGCGCACCGCGCGGACGCCGTCGTCGTCGTCGGCACGCGGCGCGGCGCCGCGGACTCCGGGCTCGACGACGCCCTGGCCCGCTACGTCGCCTCGGGCGGCAGCGCGGTGCTGGTCGGGCAGCCGCTCGGCGACGTGCGGGCGGTGCGGCCCCCGAACGCCGTCGGTGCTGCGTCGCTCGCGAGCGAGCTCGTCGGCCTGGGGCTGCGCCGCTTCGTCGTGCTGGGCCGCTGGGAGCAGTGGGCGACGCCGCGCGAGCGCGTGTCGGCGTTCGCGCAGACCGTCGAGGCGGCCGGAGGGAGCGTCGACGTCGTCCCCGTCTCCGCGTTCTCGCGCGACGGCGGGTACGGCGCGGCCGGCGCCGTCGCGGGGCTCGTGCAGGCGTCGGCGGAGCGGCTGTGCGTCTTCGGCGTCGCCGACGTCATGGCCATCGGCCTCATCGCGGGCCTGCGCGAGCGCGGCGTCGCGGTGCCCGACGACGTCCTGGTCGCCGGGTTCGACGACATCCCGACGCTGCGCGACCACGTGCCGGCGCTGACGACGGTGCGCGTGCCGCTCGAGGAGATGGGCCGTCGCGCCGTGCTCACGGCGGTCGCCGAGCTCGACGGCGAGGACCACCGGCACCTGGACGCCCCGCTCGAGGCGCAGGTCGTGCTGCGCGAGTCGACCGCCGCGCGCTGA
- a CDS encoding rhamnogalacturonan lyase, whose product MRFHRTAALTAATASALALAAAGATTAGAAPGGHPGPRPAGVQLEALDRGLVAASTDAGVFLSWRLLGTEVTGHTATGVAGADFAVYRDGVRVATVTDSTNYLDADGSAASSYQVAPIARVDNGQGVGSSRKVEGAKSAAVTPWASGSLDIPLNKPADDVTPVGEAYSYSANDASVADLDGDGTYEIVVKWDPSNSKDVSQRGYTGHQILDAYELDGTQLWRIDLGVNIRAGAHYTQFPVYDLDGDGAAELMVKTAPGTSVTPYHDGVAGETRYVTLPADDVAAGVTNADDYRLSAAGYYEHVVAMFKGWSTRPEVVSGQWPATLEQAFGIAPQYSYPLSDADARALTDYFMDVYALQRSVNNKLHEFAGFVVDGPEYLTVFEGATGRELQTVDYKPGRTDDGLLWGDYAMARIEPANRVDRFLSGVAYLDGKHPSAVFARGYYTRTTVIAYDWDGTRLHERWYVDSGWTPMTNPFNDSPHGRDGTDPEYGTITTQGYHSISAADVDGDGRQEIVYGSATLDDDGSLLYSSFDTLPPGSAAPGTEARLGHGDAMHVTDILPDRPGLEIFNVHEGATGAPFGTSLRDAATGETLQGVYSGRDTGRGMIGDVRPDVPGIEMWSSMPGGTEASGLLDSDWNILSAATPGTNQSVRWAGDGTTQVLNGSGTQTPTIDDWATGAQTVLTGTLANNGTKGNASLVADILGDWREEVLLRTADSSALRLYLSTDVTSHKLYTLMHDPQYRAEVARQQTVYNQPSYPGFYLASDTDWSTVPIPVLDLPGRGRN is encoded by the coding sequence ATGAGGTTCCACAGGACAGCGGCACTGACCGCGGCGACGGCGAGCGCGCTCGCCCTCGCTGCGGCCGGCGCCACCACCGCCGGCGCCGCGCCGGGCGGCCACCCCGGCCCCCGCCCGGCGGGGGTCCAGCTCGAAGCCCTCGACCGCGGCCTGGTCGCCGCCAGCACCGACGCGGGAGTGTTCCTCTCGTGGCGCCTGCTCGGCACCGAGGTCACCGGGCACACCGCGACCGGCGTCGCCGGCGCCGACTTCGCGGTCTACCGCGACGGCGTCCGGGTCGCCACCGTCACGGACTCCACCAACTACCTCGACGCAGACGGCTCCGCGGCGTCGTCGTACCAGGTGGCGCCCATCGCGCGGGTCGACAACGGGCAGGGGGTCGGGTCGTCGCGCAAGGTCGAAGGAGCCAAGAGCGCCGCCGTGACGCCGTGGGCGTCCGGCTCGCTCGACATCCCGCTCAACAAGCCCGCCGACGACGTCACGCCCGTGGGCGAGGCGTACTCCTACTCCGCGAACGACGCCTCCGTGGCCGACCTCGACGGCGACGGCACCTACGAGATCGTCGTCAAGTGGGACCCGTCCAACTCCAAGGACGTCTCGCAGCGCGGCTACACCGGCCACCAGATCCTCGACGCGTACGAGCTCGACGGCACGCAGCTGTGGCGTATCGACCTGGGCGTCAACATCCGTGCCGGCGCGCACTACACGCAGTTCCCCGTCTACGACCTCGACGGCGACGGCGCGGCCGAGCTCATGGTCAAGACCGCCCCCGGCACGTCGGTGACCCCGTACCACGACGGCGTCGCGGGCGAGACGCGCTACGTCACGCTCCCGGCCGACGACGTCGCCGCCGGCGTGACGAACGCCGACGACTACCGCCTCTCGGCCGCCGGGTACTACGAGCACGTCGTCGCGATGTTCAAGGGCTGGTCCACGCGGCCCGAGGTCGTCTCCGGCCAGTGGCCGGCCACGCTCGAGCAGGCGTTCGGCATCGCGCCGCAGTACAGCTACCCGCTGTCCGACGCCGACGCCCGCGCCCTGACCGACTACTTCATGGACGTGTACGCGCTCCAGCGCTCGGTCAACAACAAGCTGCACGAGTTCGCCGGGTTCGTCGTCGACGGCCCCGAGTACCTGACCGTGTTCGAGGGCGCGACGGGCCGCGAGCTGCAGACCGTCGACTACAAGCCCGGCCGCACCGACGACGGCCTGCTGTGGGGCGACTACGCGATGGCCCGCATCGAGCCGGCCAACCGCGTCGACCGCTTCCTGTCGGGCGTCGCGTACCTCGACGGGAAGCACCCGTCGGCGGTCTTCGCCCGCGGCTACTACACGCGCACCACGGTCATCGCCTACGACTGGGACGGCACGCGCCTGCACGAGCGCTGGTACGTCGACTCCGGCTGGACGCCCATGACGAACCCGTTCAACGACAGCCCGCACGGCCGCGACGGCACCGACCCCGAGTACGGCACGATCACCACGCAGGGCTACCACTCGATCTCCGCGGCCGACGTCGACGGCGACGGCAGGCAGGAGATCGTCTACGGCTCGGCCACGCTCGACGACGACGGCTCGCTGCTCTACTCGTCGTTCGACACGCTGCCGCCGGGCAGCGCGGCCCCGGGCACCGAGGCGCGCCTCGGCCACGGCGACGCCATGCACGTCACCGACATCCTGCCGGACCGTCCCGGCCTGGAGATCTTCAACGTCCACGAGGGCGCTACGGGCGCCCCGTTCGGCACCTCGCTGCGCGACGCCGCCACCGGCGAGACCCTCCAGGGCGTGTACTCCGGCCGCGACACGGGCCGCGGCATGATCGGCGACGTCCGCCCCGACGTCCCGGGCATCGAGATGTGGTCGTCCATGCCGGGCGGCACCGAGGCGAGCGGCCTGCTCGACTCCGACTGGAACATCCTCTCGGCGGCGACGCCGGGCACCAACCAGTCGGTGCGCTGGGCCGGTGACGGCACCACGCAGGTCCTCAACGGCTCCGGCACGCAGACGCCGACCATCGACGACTGGGCGACCGGCGCCCAGACGGTGCTCACCGGCACCCTCGCCAACAACGGCACCAAGGGCAACGCGTCGCTCGTCGCCGACATCCTCGGCGACTGGCGCGAGGAGGTGCTCCTGCGCACCGCGGACTCGTCGGCGCTGCGCCTGTACCTGTCCACGGACGTGACGAGCCACAAGCTCTACACGCTCATGCACGACCCGCAGTACCGCGCCGAGGTGGCGCGGCAGCAGACCGTCTACAACCAGCCGTCGTACCCGGGCTTCTACCTAGCGTCCGACACCGACTGGTCGACGGTGCCGATCCCGGTGCTCGACCTGCCGGGCCGCGGCCGCAACTGA
- a CDS encoding LutC/YkgG family protein produces the protein MTDARSDVLARVRVALGETPADVAVPREYRVAGAHAPGSAAALDLLVDRLVDYKAHVVRVAAAQAPEAVGEILGALGTGRRPRVVVPDGLDAAWLVGVDADLLPDSRTAPLSHLELDAVDAVVTAARIAVADTGTIVLDGEPDQGRRAISLLPDVHVCVVRAEQVVQTVPEAVRVLAEHAERPQTWISGPSATSDIELDRVEGVHGPRTLHVLLVG, from the coding sequence GTGACCGACGCCCGCTCCGACGTCCTCGCGCGCGTCCGCGTGGCCCTCGGCGAGACGCCCGCCGACGTCGCGGTCCCCCGGGAGTACCGGGTCGCCGGCGCGCACGCGCCCGGCTCGGCCGCAGCGCTCGACCTGCTCGTCGACCGGCTGGTCGACTACAAGGCGCACGTCGTGCGCGTCGCCGCGGCGCAGGCGCCGGAGGCCGTGGGCGAGATCCTCGGCGCGCTGGGCACCGGGCGCCGTCCCCGCGTGGTCGTGCCCGACGGGCTCGACGCCGCGTGGCTCGTCGGCGTCGACGCCGACCTCCTGCCCGACTCGCGCACCGCGCCGCTCAGCCACCTCGAGCTCGACGCCGTCGACGCCGTCGTCACGGCCGCGCGCATCGCCGTCGCGGACACCGGCACGATCGTGCTCGACGGGGAGCCCGACCAGGGCCGCCGGGCGATCTCGCTGCTGCCCGACGTGCACGTGTGCGTGGTGCGCGCCGAGCAGGTGGTGCAGACGGTCCCGGAGGCCGTCCGCGTGCTCGCCGAGCACGCCGAGCGCCCCCAGACGTGGATCTCGGGCCCGAGCGCGACGAGCGACATCGAGCTCGACCGCGTCGAGGGCGTGCACGGGCCCCGGACGCTGCACGTGCTGCTCGTGGGCTGA
- a CDS encoding lactate utilization protein B, whose amino-acid sequence MSTFLGLPRRRTADKPFGPLPHPQEPLRWGDAFPTAAKAALANTQLRGNLARATTTIRDKRARVVGEVPDWEALRDAGSALKQQVLAALPELLERLEASVTACGGVVHWARDAAEANEIVAGIVAAKGVDEVVKVKSMATQEIGLNEALAERGVAAVETDLAELIVQLADDMPSHFLVPAIHRNRSEIRDIFLARMADAPADLSDVPRELATAARAHLRRKFLTAKVAISGANFAAVDTGTVGVVESEGNGRMCLTLPETLVTVMGIEKLVPAFEDLEVFLQLLPRSSTGERMNPYTSLWTGVTPGDGPQEFHLVLLDNGRTKVLADEVGRAALHCIRCSACLNVCPVYERVGGHAYGSVYPGPIGAILTPQLTGPGTAGAGHDDPNASLPFASTLCGACYEVCPVKIDIPSILVELRAREVDADRGRRADPMAAAMKVASWAMSDAGRFARAERVAALTHGLGGADHVVRRLPFPGSLWTGSRDLPVPAAQSFRQWWARTHPESSSAKEES is encoded by the coding sequence GGCGGCGGACGGCCGACAAGCCGTTCGGCCCGCTCCCCCACCCGCAGGAGCCCCTGCGGTGGGGCGACGCGTTCCCCACGGCCGCCAAGGCCGCGCTCGCCAACACGCAGCTGCGCGGCAACCTGGCCCGCGCGACGACGACGATCCGCGACAAGCGGGCCCGCGTCGTCGGCGAGGTGCCGGACTGGGAGGCGCTGCGCGACGCCGGGTCGGCCCTCAAGCAGCAGGTCCTCGCGGCGCTGCCCGAGCTGCTGGAGCGGCTCGAGGCGTCCGTGACGGCCTGCGGCGGCGTCGTGCACTGGGCGCGCGACGCCGCGGAGGCCAACGAGATCGTCGCCGGGATCGTCGCGGCGAAGGGCGTCGACGAGGTCGTCAAGGTCAAGTCGATGGCCACGCAGGAGATCGGGCTCAACGAGGCCCTGGCCGAGCGCGGCGTCGCCGCCGTCGAGACCGACCTCGCCGAGCTCATCGTGCAGCTCGCCGACGACATGCCCTCGCACTTCCTGGTGCCCGCGATCCACCGCAACCGCAGCGAGATCCGCGACATCTTCCTGGCCCGCATGGCCGACGCACCCGCGGACCTGAGCGACGTGCCGCGCGAGCTCGCGACGGCGGCCCGCGCGCACCTGCGCCGCAAGTTCCTCACCGCGAAGGTGGCGATCTCGGGCGCGAACTTCGCTGCCGTGGACACGGGCACCGTGGGCGTCGTCGAGTCCGAGGGCAACGGACGCATGTGCCTCACGCTGCCCGAGACGCTCGTGACGGTCATGGGCATCGAGAAGCTCGTGCCCGCCTTCGAGGACCTCGAGGTGTTCCTGCAGCTGCTGCCGCGCTCGTCCACGGGCGAGCGCATGAACCCCTACACGTCGCTCTGGACGGGCGTGACCCCGGGCGACGGCCCGCAGGAGTTCCACCTGGTCCTGCTCGACAACGGCCGCACGAAGGTGCTCGCCGACGAGGTGGGCCGGGCCGCGCTGCACTGCATCCGCTGCTCCGCGTGCCTCAACGTGTGCCCCGTGTACGAGCGCGTCGGCGGCCACGCGTACGGGTCGGTGTACCCGGGCCCCATCGGCGCGATCCTCACGCCGCAGCTCACCGGCCCCGGCACCGCCGGCGCGGGCCACGACGACCCCAACGCCTCGCTCCCCTTCGCCTCGACGCTGTGCGGCGCCTGCTACGAGGTGTGCCCCGTCAAGATCGACATCCCGTCGATCCTCGTGGAGCTGCGCGCCCGCGAGGTCGACGCGGACCGCGGTCGCCGCGCCGACCCGATGGCGGCCGCGATGAAGGTCGCCTCGTGGGCGATGTCCGACGCGGGACGGTTCGCCCGCGCGGAGCGCGTCGCGGCGCTGACCCACGGGCTCGGCGGGGCCGACCACGTGGTCCGGCGGCTGCCGTTCCCGGGGTCGCTGTGGACGGGGTCCCGGGACCTTCCCGTGCCGGCCGCCCAGTCGTTCCGGCAGTGGTGGGCGCGGACCCACCCGGAGTCGAGCTCCGCGAAGGAGGAGTCGTGA